In Oscillatoria acuminata PCC 6304, a single window of DNA contains:
- a CDS encoding DUF6464 family protein → MEPDSLPTEVILTKPSQSLGKVHLDWNPQPGHYLDLEGKTYAVLERRHRYQLKSGRYRLHNIALYVQSAQRPIEKSLVEGRWVIGEASCRFNAKSELIRCAVNPEGPCAGCRFFEPLTESEADETRSLPN, encoded by the coding sequence ATGGAACCAGATTCTTTACCCACCGAGGTGATATTAACCAAACCCTCGCAATCCTTGGGGAAAGTGCATTTAGATTGGAATCCGCAACCGGGTCACTATCTGGATCTGGAAGGAAAAACTTACGCCGTGCTCGAACGCCGCCATCGATATCAACTGAAATCGGGTCGTTATCGCTTGCACAATATTGCTCTATATGTTCAGTCAGCGCAGCGACCGATTGAAAAAAGCCTTGTAGAGGGTCGCTGGGTGATTGGAGAGGCCAGTTGCCGCTTCAATGCTAAATCTGAACTGATTCGCTGTGCCGTCAATCCAGAAGGACCCTGTGCAGGATGTCGTTTTTTTGAACCTTTAACCGAGTCCGAAGCTGATGAGACGCGATCGCTGCCTAACTAG
- a CDS encoding heavy metal translocating P-type ATPase has translation MKSTTPSKRTLQAIVNGMDCPSCAKTIQANLEHLPGVENAAVNFASGKLSVSYDPSQVEERVIGDRITALGYTFDIAPTHPVQTLQTQVTGMDCGGCAKTIEANLQQLAGVAEVSVSFASERLTVSYHPEQVREADIIKGVTDLGYSVKQVQEKTVAKKLIAKVGGMDCGSCAKTIEASLQKAAGIHQVSVSFATERLEVSYDPMQVSEKAIADRVTALGYTVEDVTTTNVGDTGTGSDAVTQRQATPSQRSPKSDLTGWQFWLLTRRGQTVLFSGIGLVLGLIAEQLLSLGWIAQGFYVMSLLVAFLPIARAAWIALKLRRADMNLLMALAAIGAAILNLWFQGALVMFLFALGTTLQTFTLGRTRNAIRGLMDLTPPTATVKRNGQEVFVPVEEIQVSEILTIRPGQRIALDGLVVSGMSAVDQSPITGEAIPEDKEKGDRVFAGTLNQTGFLEVQVTHTAQDTTVSRIIHLVEEAQESRAPIQQWVDRFSAIYTPIVLTLAVGIAFIPPLFLAQPFNVWVYKALVLLVISCPCALVIATPVSLVSAIGAATRNGVLFKGGNALETAGKLTTLAFDKTGTITQGMPIVQQVYDLGEMEASTVLRIAACLEQQSEHPLAKAIVTAAKTKGMELETPEAFTAIPGKGVWANFGPSIYFVGNRRLFAELEIPLSAAAESLLAEIESRRHTPVLVGNREGLIGAIALADGLRLESIEAVRLLKRIGLKRLVMLTGDRASVASQIAQQVGIDDYQAELLPEDKLQAIYNLRHQGKVGMVGDGINDTPALAAADVSFAVGNIDIALETADVVLVGNDLRRLAYAIQLSRRTMSVIQQSIVIALVLNGTFILLGTLGVIGLPMAVLEDMGSSLLVTFNAMRLFNTKADED, from the coding sequence ATGAAGTCAACAACTCCCTCAAAGAGGACCTTACAAGCAATCGTGAATGGGATGGACTGCCCTAGCTGCGCCAAAACCATTCAGGCGAATTTGGAGCATCTTCCTGGTGTGGAAAACGCTGCTGTCAACTTTGCCAGTGGCAAGCTGAGTGTCTCCTATGACCCTTCTCAAGTTGAGGAAAGGGTGATTGGCGATCGCATCACGGCTCTGGGTTACACCTTTGATATCGCTCCAACCCATCCCGTTCAAACACTTCAAACCCAGGTCACCGGGATGGATTGTGGGGGATGTGCCAAGACCATTGAAGCGAATTTGCAGCAGTTGGCTGGAGTCGCTGAGGTCTCCGTCAGCTTTGCATCAGAACGATTGACCGTCTCCTATCACCCCGAACAAGTCCGTGAAGCCGACATCATCAAGGGTGTGACAGACCTGGGCTATAGCGTTAAGCAGGTGCAGGAAAAGACTGTTGCTAAAAAACTGATTGCCAAGGTTGGCGGAATGGATTGCGGCAGTTGCGCTAAAACCATTGAAGCCAGCCTACAGAAGGCGGCAGGAATTCATCAAGTTTCAGTCAGTTTTGCCACTGAGCGGTTGGAGGTGTCCTATGACCCGATGCAGGTCAGCGAAAAGGCGATCGCAGATCGAGTTACCGCTTTAGGCTATACAGTGGAGGACGTGACAACCACGAATGTGGGGGATACGGGTACTGGTTCTGATGCGGTGACACAGAGACAGGCGACACCTAGCCAGCGATCGCCCAAATCTGACTTGACAGGTTGGCAATTCTGGCTATTGACACGACGAGGACAAACCGTTCTTTTCAGTGGCATTGGCCTAGTTCTAGGATTGATTGCCGAACAATTGTTATCCCTCGGTTGGATTGCCCAAGGCTTCTATGTCATGAGCTTGCTGGTGGCTTTTCTGCCGATCGCACGAGCTGCATGGATTGCCTTGAAACTGCGTCGAGCAGACATGAACTTGCTCATGGCGCTGGCGGCGATTGGAGCGGCTATTTTGAATTTATGGTTCCAAGGTGCACTGGTGATGTTCCTGTTTGCCTTGGGAACAACGTTACAGACATTTACTCTCGGGCGCACCCGCAATGCCATTCGCGGCTTGATGGACTTGACTCCACCAACCGCCACCGTCAAACGGAACGGGCAAGAGGTTTTCGTTCCTGTGGAAGAGATTCAAGTTAGCGAGATTCTCACAATCCGACCGGGACAACGCATCGCACTAGATGGCCTCGTGGTGTCTGGGATGAGTGCCGTTGACCAATCTCCGATTACGGGAGAAGCAATCCCGGAAGACAAAGAGAAGGGCGATCGCGTTTTTGCAGGCACCCTGAACCAAACTGGCTTTTTGGAAGTTCAGGTCACTCATACGGCCCAAGATACCACAGTTTCCCGCATCATTCATCTGGTGGAGGAAGCCCAAGAAAGCCGCGCTCCAATCCAGCAATGGGTCGATCGCTTTTCTGCCATTTATACGCCGATTGTTCTGACTTTGGCTGTAGGGATTGCGTTTATCCCGCCGTTATTTTTGGCGCAACCGTTTAATGTTTGGGTCTACAAAGCACTGGTATTGCTCGTCATTTCCTGCCCTTGCGCTCTAGTGATTGCTACACCCGTTTCCCTGGTGAGTGCGATTGGGGCGGCAACCCGAAATGGTGTGTTATTCAAGGGTGGAAATGCGCTAGAAACAGCCGGAAAACTAACAACCCTTGCCTTTGATAAAACGGGTACGATTACTCAGGGTATGCCGATCGTACAACAGGTTTACGACCTGGGAGAAATGGAGGCGTCCACAGTGTTGCGGATTGCGGCTTGCCTAGAACAACAATCGGAACATCCTCTAGCAAAGGCGATCGTCACAGCAGCGAAAACAAAGGGGATGGAATTAGAGACTCCAGAGGCTTTTACCGCTATCCCTGGGAAGGGAGTTTGGGCAAACTTCGGACCGTCAATTTATTTTGTTGGCAATCGACGTTTGTTTGCCGAGTTAGAAATTCCCCTGTCCGCAGCAGCAGAATCTTTATTGGCTGAGATTGAATCTCGTAGGCATACTCCCGTGCTAGTGGGAAACCGAGAGGGCTTAATAGGAGCGATCGCTTTAGCCGATGGACTGCGTTTGGAATCCATTGAAGCGGTACGATTGTTGAAACGAATTGGCTTGAAGCGATTGGTGATGTTGACCGGCGATCGGGCTTCCGTTGCCTCTCAAATTGCTCAACAGGTTGGCATTGATGACTACCAAGCCGAGTTACTTCCTGAAGATAAACTTCAGGCCATTTACAACCTTCGCCACCAAGGAAAGGTAGGCATGGTTGGGGACGGTATTAATGATACTCCCGCTCTAGCTGCCGCAGATGTTAGTTTTGCAGTGGGTAACATCGACATTGCCCTTGAAACGGCTGATGTGGTGCTAGTCGGGAATGACCTCAGACGTTTGGCTTATGCCATCCAACTCAGTCGCCGCACGATGTCAGTCATTCAGCAAAGTATTGTCATTGCTTTAGTGCTGAACGGAACGTTCATTCTCCTGGGAACTTTGGGGGTAATTGGACTGCCAATGGCGGTGTTAGAAGATATGGGGTCTTCTCTGTTAGTGACTTTCAACGCCATGCGGTTGTTTAACACCAAGGCTGATGAAGATTAA
- a CDS encoding serine/threonine-protein kinase, which yields MHCCLNPSCPNPHNPDGIKFCQSCGNPLVVLRNHYHPRQLLSNEGGFGRTYLAEDIDKLHEKCVIKQLAPQVQGTSALQKAKELFEQEARQLQQLGEHPQIPTLYAYFEQDGYLYLVQQYIEGQPLHKCQPGTWKETQVRELLEQLLPVLEFIHQRGVIHRDIKPPNIMRRKSDGKYVLIDFGASKQLKSTVVAGQGTQIGTNGYSPFEQMKRGEAYPASDLYSLGVTCFYLLTGKDPFALFLDEGYGWVDSWRKHLLQPMSEQLQQVFDQLLQKESQNRYQQAGDLLRDLQKKLKPIQQTISQPKPQVQPQFQPQQHQSKPQPRPVLPILAAILLLGGVGVVVGLVLTLKTLENLESSNQEYPNPTETETDLLTIPDITERATIEAGQYLQLRRSITAQAPEEGELILLRQQGAAIPGNKLGFIPSGSVLLVMGKQPAVSDSDAWVQIQVCSTPEPVESEEATPTPVVGAEGVSEPVSEDTPAPAAPPLVRVRPSNMGWISEQILLPQVLPNVVPSATEQGGCIDEPNPQPFSVP from the coding sequence ATGCACTGCTGCCTAAATCCCAGTTGCCCGAATCCCCATAACCCTGACGGCATCAAATTCTGCCAAAGTTGCGGCAATCCTTTGGTGGTGTTGCGAAATCATTACCACCCCCGCCAACTCCTCTCCAACGAAGGCGGTTTTGGGAGAACTTATCTCGCGGAAGATATTGACAAATTGCATGAAAAGTGCGTTATTAAACAACTCGCCCCCCAAGTCCAAGGAACTAGCGCACTCCAGAAGGCAAAAGAATTATTTGAACAAGAAGCAAGGCAATTGCAACAACTGGGAGAACATCCGCAAATTCCCACCCTTTATGCCTATTTTGAGCAAGATGGATATTTGTATTTAGTCCAGCAATATATCGAAGGGCAACCCTTGCATAAATGCCAGCCGGGAACCTGGAAAGAAACTCAGGTCAGAGAATTATTAGAGCAATTATTGCCGGTTCTGGAATTCATTCACCAACGGGGTGTAATTCATCGGGATATCAAACCTCCGAATATCATGCGGCGCAAATCTGATGGCAAATATGTGTTAATTGATTTTGGGGCTTCTAAACAATTAAAATCCACCGTAGTGGCAGGGCAAGGAACGCAAATCGGCACGAATGGGTATTCACCTTTTGAGCAAATGAAACGGGGGGAAGCGTATCCGGCCAGTGATTTATATAGTTTGGGCGTGACTTGTTTTTATTTACTAACGGGCAAAGACCCTTTTGCGTTATTTTTGGATGAGGGGTATGGTTGGGTTGATTCTTGGCGAAAACATTTACTGCAACCGATGAGTGAGCAATTGCAGCAGGTGTTTGACCAGTTACTGCAAAAAGAAAGTCAGAACCGCTATCAACAGGCAGGGGATCTGCTGAGGGATTTACAGAAAAAACTTAAACCAATACAACAGACGATATCGCAACCAAAACCACAAGTTCAACCACAATTCCAACCACAACAGCACCAATCAAAACCACAACCGCGCCCCGTTTTACCAATTTTAGCGGCAATTCTCCTGCTGGGGGGTGTAGGGGTAGTTGTCGGTTTGGTGCTAACCCTGAAGACATTGGAGAATCTGGAATCCTCGAACCAGGAATACCCGAACCCCACGGAAACTGAGACCGACCTCCTCACGATTCCGGACATCACAGAACGGGCCACGATAGAAGCGGGCCAGTACCTGCAACTGAGGCGTTCTATCACCGCTCAAGCTCCAGAGGAGGGGGAGTTAATCTTGTTGAGGCAGCAAGGGGCGGCCATCCCTGGAAATAAACTGGGGTTTATCCCTAGTGGCAGTGTTCTGTTGGTGATGGGCAAACAACCCGCAGTGAGCGACTCCGATGCCTGGGTCCAGATCCAAGTTTGCTCGACCCCAGAACCCGTGGAATCGGAGGAGGCTACACCGACTCCAGTTGTTGGGGCTGAAGGGGTCTCGGAACCCGTTAGTGAGGACACCCCCGCACCAGCAGCGCCACCCCTTGTCCGGGTCCGACCCAGCAATATGGGGTGGATTTCAGAGCAGATTTTACTTCCGCAAGTCCTGCCGAATGTCGTCCCCTCGGCTACAGAACAAGGGGGCTGTATCGATGAACCCAACCCTCAGCCCTTTTCGGTACCATAA
- a CDS encoding WD40 repeat domain-containing protein, producing the protein MCPPRYKIWNLTTGELLDTLTGHTDSVESLAFTPDGRTLVSGSGGVWTANGDNSIKIWRLQ; encoded by the coding sequence ATGTGTCCCCCTCGTTACAAAATTTGGAATCTGACAACTGGGGAACTGCTGGATACACTGACTGGGCATACTGACTCGGTGGAATCTCTCGCCTTTACTCCCGATGGACGAACCCTGGTCAGTGGCAGTGGAGGGGTTTGGACTGCGAATGGTGACAACAGCATCAAGATTTGGCGGTTACAATAA
- a CDS encoding DUF3038 domain-containing protein produces MQTTHPPETTTPIILEHLPEPPGFSGRGCPRRARLQIDLLLLAIEALDLNASQSILAVAKEEQLQDIIKNRVFLWMLRSTNPLRRYSQRRPLSLEEAKALVAIACKLARRMTVTIRQLLTDYQQLQQKQIPLEHHLRLSHYLERFRAHFRSRMNPRRAGVAIYNTNDKLNDLAMELLGELLFCTGTAGMQRLWFSLFDGEVE; encoded by the coding sequence ATGCAAACAACCCATCCACCCGAAACAACCACTCCGATAATTTTAGAGCATCTGCCCGAACCCCCGGGGTTTTCCGGGCGGGGATGCCCCAGACGTGCGCGGTTGCAAATTGACTTGCTGCTGTTGGCGATCGAAGCCTTGGATCTCAATGCATCTCAATCGATCTTAGCCGTCGCCAAAGAAGAACAACTGCAAGATATCATTAAAAATCGAGTGTTCCTCTGGATGCTACGCAGCACGAATCCCCTGCGGCGTTATAGTCAACGTCGTCCCCTCAGTTTAGAGGAAGCCAAGGCGTTAGTGGCGATCGCCTGTAAATTAGCTCGAAGGATGACCGTCACGATTCGGCAGTTGCTCACGGACTATCAGCAATTGCAACAGAAACAAATTCCCCTGGAGCATCATTTGCGCTTATCTCATTACCTAGAGCGTTTCCGGGCGCATTTCCGGAGTCGGATGAATCCGCGCCGTGCGGGGGTGGCGATTTATAATACCAATGACAAGTTAAATGACCTGGCAATGGAACTGCTCGGGGAATTACTGTTTTGTACTGGAACAGCAGGGATGCAACGGTTGTGGTTCAGTTTGTTTGATGGGGAGGTTGAATGA
- a CDS encoding ABC transporter permease yields MATTKTPSSRQRLDSAKDSLTNAFTSETFLYVVKRLLQALLTLLLASALSFSIIQLAPGDYLDTWRQNPQIAPETLDALTARFGLDRPPVEQYFRWLTQIITRGDFGYSFKYLRPVTELLWERIPNTLLLSFSSLILTWAVAIPLGIISAVRQNTTLDKFLRTLSYMGQGFPSFITALLFLFLAQRLSPLFPVGGMTSIYHNELTPFGKVVDIAWHMILPTLALSITSFAGLQRITRGELLDVLRQDYIQTARAKGLPENRVIYVHALRNAINPLITILGFEFAGLLSGAFIAEFFFNWPGLGRLILDAVRSQDIYLVMVSLMMGAVMLIIGNLLADLLLKSIDPRIKLANLK; encoded by the coding sequence ATGGCTACTACTAAAACTCCCTCCAGTCGCCAACGCCTAGACTCAGCAAAAGACAGCCTGACTAACGCCTTCACCAGCGAGACCTTTTTATATGTGGTCAAGCGCTTATTACAAGCCTTATTAACCCTATTACTAGCCTCTGCTCTGAGTTTTTCCATTATTCAACTCGCCCCGGGCGATTATTTGGATACCTGGCGGCAAAATCCCCAAATTGCCCCGGAAACCTTAGATGCTTTAACCGCCAGATTTGGTCTCGATCGCCCTCCGGTTGAGCAGTATTTTCGCTGGCTGACCCAAATTATTACAAGGGGGGATTTTGGCTATAGTTTCAAATATCTTCGTCCGGTGACGGAATTATTATGGGAACGCATCCCCAATACCCTGCTCTTGTCCTTTTCTTCCTTAATCCTAACTTGGGCAGTCGCCATTCCCCTGGGAATTATCAGCGCGGTTCGACAAAATACCACCCTTGACAAGTTCTTACGCACCCTCAGTTACATGGGACAAGGGTTTCCCAGCTTCATTACTGCCTTGTTATTCCTATTTTTAGCCCAAAGACTCTCTCCCCTCTTTCCCGTGGGCGGCATGACCAGTATTTATCACAATGAACTCACCCCCTTTGGCAAAGTTGTGGATATTGCTTGGCACATGATTTTACCCACTCTCGCCCTCTCAATTACCAGTTTCGCAGGATTGCAACGGATTACCCGGGGGGAATTATTAGATGTTCTTCGTCAAGACTACATTCAAACCGCCCGCGCGAAAGGATTGCCAGAAAATCGCGTCATTTACGTTCACGCCCTGAGAAATGCTATCAATCCCTTAATCACGATTTTGGGCTTTGAATTTGCCGGTTTACTCAGTGGCGCATTTATTGCGGAATTCTTCTTTAACTGGCCCGGTTTGGGACGGTTGATTTTAGATGCAGTCAGAAGCCAAGATATTTATCTGGTCATGGTTAGTTTGATGATGGGGGCCGTGATGTTAATTATCGGCAACTTATTAGCTGATTTACTCCTAAAATCCATTGACCCACGCATTAAGTTAGCCAACTTGAAATAA
- a CDS encoding ribbon-helix-helix domain-containing protein, with the protein MSSPIINTNIRLPAHLLEAMDQAVQQGKAKSRDEFIMQAIRRELEALKRAEIDAELAEMVQDPDYQLKRDSILFPNPSPNLSPAETHRED; encoded by the coding sequence ATGTCTAGTCCTATCATTAACACAAACATCCGTCTTCCTGCACATTTGCTAGAAGCAATGGATCAAGCCGTGCAACAAGGAAAAGCCAAAAGCCGCGATGAATTTATTATGCAGGCGATTCGTCGGGAATTAGAGGCACTGAAACGAGCAGAAATTGATGCAGAACTTGCAGAAATGGTACAGGATCCTGACTATCAATTAAAGAGAGATTCAATCTTGTTTCCCAATCCTTCACCCAACCTATCTCCAGCAGAAACTCACCGAGAAGATTAA
- the fmt gene encoding methionyl-tRNA formyltransferase yields the protein MKVVFFGTPHFAVPTLQILLATPEVDVLAVVTQPDRRRSRGSQLDPSPVKSLALAHNLPVWQPPRVKKDPDTLAFLSQIQADLFVVVAYGQILSQEILDMPTLGCVNVHASLLPKYRGAAPIQWSLYNGDAETGVTTMQMEAGLDTGPILLKASVPIELLDNADRLAHTLSTVGAELLLKTVVKLGRQQIQPVPQNDADSTYAPLIQKEDYLVDWSRSAVALHNQIRGFFPNCTAQFRGQDLKIMATAPVGDRYWEQLPPSFSVLEHNWPALSPGEGKPGEIVSIAKHIGPIVQTGDGFLLLQQVQVSGKRAQSGWDFANGMHLLTGEMLGNGNA from the coding sequence ATGAAAGTCGTATTCTTCGGTACTCCCCATTTTGCAGTTCCCACATTGCAAATTCTGTTAGCCACTCCCGAGGTTGACGTATTAGCTGTGGTCACTCAGCCCGATAGACGTCGCAGTCGCGGCAGCCAATTGGACCCTTCCCCGGTCAAAAGTTTAGCCTTAGCTCATAATCTCCCCGTCTGGCAGCCCCCACGAGTCAAAAAAGACCCAGATACTCTGGCATTTCTCAGCCAAATTCAGGCCGATTTATTCGTTGTGGTGGCTTATGGACAGATTTTATCTCAGGAAATTCTGGATATGCCCACCCTGGGCTGTGTGAACGTCCATGCCTCTCTCTTGCCTAAATACCGAGGGGCTGCGCCCATTCAATGGTCTCTGTACAATGGGGATGCAGAAACCGGAGTCACCACGATGCAAATGGAGGCCGGATTGGACACCGGACCGATATTGCTCAAGGCTTCTGTGCCGATCGAACTGCTAGACAATGCCGATCGCTTGGCGCATACCCTCTCTACTGTAGGGGCTGAGTTGTTGCTGAAAACGGTGGTGAAGTTAGGCCGTCAGCAAATTCAACCTGTTCCCCAAAACGATGCGGACTCGACTTATGCGCCGTTAATTCAGAAGGAGGATTATCTGGTGGATTGGTCCCGTAGTGCAGTCGCCCTCCATAACCAAATTCGCGGCTTTTTTCCCAACTGCACAGCTCAGTTTCGCGGCCAAGACCTCAAAATTATGGCCACTGCACCCGTGGGCGATCGCTACTGGGAACAGCTTCCCCCGTCGTTTAGTGTTCTCGAACACAATTGGCCGGCCCTCTCTCCTGGAGAGGGCAAACCCGGTGAAATTGTCAGTATTGCCAAACATATCGGGCCGATTGTTCAAACCGGCGACGGTTTTTTACTTTTACAACAAGTCCAGGTTTCGGGTAAACGCGCTCAATCAGGTTGGGATTTTGCCAATGGGATGCATCTACTCACGGGGGAAATGTTGGGTAACGGGAATGCCTGA
- a CDS encoding adenine phosphoribosyltransferase has protein sequence MDIKSLVRDISDFPKPGILFRDITTLLRDPQGLRYVVDTMTEKCAPLQPDCIVGMESRGFLFGVPLAYQLGIGFIPVRKPGKLPAPCHEIEYELEYGSDRLSMHQDAIQPGARVLIVDDLIATGGTAVATVQLLQLAQAELVGFCFLIELQNLNGRQRLPNLPILTLIEY, from the coding sequence ATGGATATAAAATCTCTGGTTCGTGACATTTCCGACTTTCCCAAACCGGGCATTCTGTTTCGGGATATTACCACCCTTCTGCGAGACCCCCAGGGTTTACGGTATGTGGTGGATACCATGACGGAAAAATGCGCCCCTCTCCAACCGGATTGCATCGTCGGCATGGAGTCTCGGGGGTTTCTATTTGGGGTCCCTTTGGCTTATCAACTCGGCATCGGGTTTATCCCCGTTCGTAAACCCGGTAAATTACCCGCCCCTTGTCACGAAATTGAGTATGAGTTGGAATATGGCAGCGATCGCCTTTCCATGCACCAGGACGCCATTCAACCCGGTGCTCGGGTCTTAATTGTAGATGACCTGATTGCTACTGGGGGAACTGCCGTTGCCACTGTCCAACTTTTACAACTCGCCCAAGCTGAACTCGTTGGTTTTTGCTTTTTAATTGAATTGCAGAATTTGAACGGACGACAAAGGCTCCCCAATCTCCCCATTCTGACTTTGATAGAGTATTAG
- a CDS encoding DUF4335 domain-containing protein, protein MSIQRQYSLPTCKLVLEGLTDENLSGDRQDGARPLMSILVSAECYLPPRKEPIAGGQEFFQSLVNVVSHYAQEFLSGIKRFSFHTIPVEPRDGGPTPVQLQKINPNLHRLIVQPQESYNSAPIEIELSSVQLFDLVEAVDQFCADSQTLPQIHGNLRSLSRQEAKVHEPVTKRALPATVGLSSLAVAALAFFLMPIPEYQRPLEPVPTESLEESRQGTGAIATGNGPDSSPAGSPPDPSAFGTIPVSNRQITDVSELQRLEREVYNQIDRAWRTTPTFSQPLVYQVTAGTDGAILGYKPENQAAQDYQDETPLLDLVYIPVDGGTATAEEVAVFRVVFDPPNTLQVSPSESDRPEESDRSEVPEVTPVADIQDLGVLESLQQQVYEEIDRAWTENPDFERDLIYRIWVNAQGAIVDYEATDSLAKTALNQTPLKELHQPSADYVRNTTGSDSSLAEFRVVFTAGGILQISPWKGFR, encoded by the coding sequence ATGAGTATTCAACGTCAATATAGTTTACCGACTTGCAAGCTGGTGTTAGAGGGGTTAACCGACGAGAACCTCTCGGGCGATCGCCAGGATGGAGCCAGACCTCTGATGTCGATTTTGGTCAGTGCTGAGTGCTATTTACCCCCCCGTAAGGAACCGATTGCTGGGGGACAGGAGTTTTTTCAAAGTTTAGTGAATGTCGTCAGTCACTATGCCCAAGAATTTTTGAGTGGGATCAAGCGGTTCTCGTTCCATACTATTCCGGTAGAACCCCGAGATGGGGGTCCAACGCCGGTACAGTTGCAAAAAATTAATCCCAATTTGCACCGCTTGATTGTCCAACCCCAGGAGTCTTATAACAGTGCTCCGATTGAGATTGAGTTGAGTTCGGTGCAATTGTTTGACTTGGTGGAGGCGGTGGATCAATTCTGTGCTGATAGCCAGACTCTACCCCAGATCCACGGCAATTTACGCTCTTTGAGCCGACAAGAAGCCAAGGTTCATGAACCTGTCACCAAACGAGCGTTACCGGCAACCGTGGGACTGTCGAGTTTAGCAGTAGCGGCCCTGGCCTTTTTCTTGATGCCAATTCCGGAATATCAACGGCCCCTCGAACCCGTCCCGACGGAGAGTTTGGAGGAATCTCGCCAGGGAACGGGAGCGATCGCCACTGGCAATGGTCCCGATAGTTCTCCGGCGGGTTCCCCCCCAGACCCCTCCGCATTCGGCACCATCCCGGTAAGCAATCGACAGATTACTGATGTCAGTGAATTGCAACGTCTCGAACGGGAGGTTTATAACCAGATTGATCGCGCCTGGAGAACCACTCCCACTTTTAGTCAGCCGTTAGTCTATCAAGTCACCGCTGGGACCGATGGGGCGATTTTGGGATATAAACCGGAAAACCAAGCGGCACAGGATTATCAAGATGAAACCCCCCTGTTGGATTTGGTGTACATCCCTGTTGATGGGGGAACGGCAACAGCAGAAGAAGTAGCTGTATTTAGAGTGGTGTTTGACCCCCCAAACACCCTCCAGGTCAGTCCTTCGGAAAGCGATCGCCCCGAGGAAAGCGATCGCTCCGAGGTCCCGGAAGTCACTCCCGTGGCGGATATTCAAGATTTGGGAGTTCTGGAATCGTTACAACAGCAGGTTTACGAAGAGATTGACCGCGCCTGGACCGAAAATCCCGACTTTGAGCGGGACCTAATTTATCGGATTTGGGTGAATGCTCAAGGGGCGATCGTGGACTACGAAGCCACAGATTCCTTGGCAAAGACGGCCTTAAATCAAACCCCCCTGAAGGAGTTACATCAGCCCTCAGCGGATTATGTCCGCAACACCACTGGCAGCGATTCCTCTTTGGCCGAATTCCGAGTGGTTTTTACCGCCGGAGGCATTTTGCAGATTAGCCCCTGGAAGGGTTTTCGGTAG